One genomic window of Nakamurella panacisegetis includes the following:
- a CDS encoding polyprenyl synthetase family protein: MNAPTILAGIELADPALAARVAAGLARVEEVLEREMASEFDFVTEAASHLMHAGGKRFRPLFTLVAAGVGPNADSQDVITASAVVELIHLATLYHDDVMDEADLRRGAKSANARWDNSIAILTGDFLFAHASRLVADLGPDAVRIIAETFAELVTGQTRETVGPRPGADPIAHHLTVLDEKTAALIDTCARYAGMFSGASAAETAALRRFGRAVGVAFQISDDIIDVASDESGKTPGTDLREGVATLPVFYTLADPTSDPRLVELVSGPIESEAELAEAVSLLRASAGLAQARATLDNYASTALDELNSLAPSPARDALVSLTQFVVARTR; this comes from the coding sequence GTGAACGCACCGACCATCCTCGCCGGTATAGAACTTGCCGACCCGGCCTTGGCCGCCCGGGTCGCGGCCGGCCTGGCCCGCGTCGAAGAGGTCCTCGAACGCGAGATGGCCAGCGAGTTCGATTTCGTCACCGAAGCGGCATCCCACCTGATGCATGCGGGCGGCAAGCGCTTCCGCCCGCTGTTCACGTTGGTCGCCGCCGGTGTCGGGCCCAACGCCGACTCGCAGGACGTGATCACCGCGTCGGCCGTCGTCGAACTCATCCACCTGGCCACGCTCTACCACGACGACGTGATGGACGAGGCCGACCTGCGTCGCGGGGCCAAGTCGGCGAACGCCCGTTGGGACAACTCGATCGCCATCCTGACCGGTGACTTCCTGTTCGCCCACGCCTCGCGTCTGGTGGCCGACCTCGGTCCGGACGCGGTACGGATCATCGCCGAGACCTTCGCCGAACTGGTCACCGGGCAGACTCGGGAAACGGTCGGTCCACGCCCCGGTGCCGATCCCATCGCACATCACCTGACGGTGCTGGACGAGAAGACCGCGGCCTTGATCGACACCTGCGCCCGCTACGCCGGCATGTTCTCCGGGGCATCGGCGGCCGAGACCGCCGCGCTGCGCCGTTTCGGCCGGGCCGTCGGGGTGGCGTTCCAGATCTCCGACGACATCATCGACGTGGCCTCGGACGAGTCGGGGAAGACGCCCGGCACGGACCTGCGCGAGGGCGTCGCCACCCTGCCGGTGTTCTACACCCTGGCCGACCCGACATCCGATCCCCGGCTGGTGGAGCTGGTGTCCGGCCCGATCGAGTCCGAGGCGGAACTCGCCGAGGCGGTGTCACTGCTGCGGGCCTCGGCCGGGCTGGCCCAGGCGAGAGCGACCCTGGACAACTACGCATCGACCGCCCTGGACGAGCTGAACAGCCTGGCTCCGTCGCCCGCCCGGGATGCCCTGGTGTCGTTGACCCAGTTCGTGGTGGCGCGGACCAGGTAG
- the nuoN gene encoding NADH-quinone oxidoreductase subunit NuoN: MSTLYIAAGSVPDAIKAPSVDLTAVMPVLIVLGAACVAVVLEAVLPRAQRYVSQLTLAVVAIVGAGVWTVVEGSRHRYAVTFSGAIAVDGGTYVMWGVLLALALASVLLMADRVSEPGGAFAAQASIRVGSARDRTQTAVALPMQTEVFPLTLFAIGGMLVFPASSDLLTLFVSLEVLSLPLYLLCGLARRRRLISQEAAVKYFLLGAFTSAILLYGITLIYGYAGSIKFSAIAAKASAGGTSDLLLLVGIGLLVVGLLFKGSVGPFHLWTPDVYQGAPTPVTAFMAACTKVAAFAAMVRVFQVAIGPMAWSWRPVLWVVAIASMLIGAILGITQTDMKRVLAYSSVAHAGFILLGVMAISQNGASGTMFYLLTYGFATVGSFAIFTLVRKGDGEASNLSDWAGLAKRSPLMAACMSLFLLSFAGIPLTSGFIGKLSVFSAATEAGMGPLVVVAMIATAITAFFYLRVVVLMYFSAPVSGSLDPDAAVTTEPFVVVPGTLTGIVIGLSVAVTLVLGIFPQPFLDGLQVPWPLLS, translated from the coding sequence GTGAGCACGCTGTATATCGCGGCCGGGTCGGTGCCCGATGCCATCAAGGCGCCGTCGGTCGACCTGACGGCCGTCATGCCGGTCCTGATCGTGCTGGGCGCAGCCTGCGTCGCGGTGGTGCTGGAGGCGGTCCTGCCCCGCGCGCAGCGCTACGTCAGTCAGCTGACGCTGGCCGTCGTCGCGATCGTCGGGGCCGGGGTCTGGACCGTCGTCGAGGGCAGTCGGCACCGGTACGCGGTGACGTTCTCCGGAGCCATCGCGGTCGATGGCGGCACGTACGTCATGTGGGGGGTGCTGCTCGCCCTGGCTCTGGCGTCGGTGTTGCTGATGGCCGATCGGGTGTCTGAGCCGGGCGGTGCCTTCGCCGCCCAGGCGTCGATCCGGGTCGGCTCCGCCCGCGACCGGACCCAGACCGCCGTCGCGTTGCCGATGCAGACCGAGGTGTTCCCGCTGACGTTGTTCGCGATCGGCGGCATGCTGGTGTTCCCGGCCTCGTCGGACCTGCTGACGCTGTTCGTCTCGCTCGAGGTGCTGTCCTTGCCGTTGTACCTGCTGTGCGGGCTGGCCCGCCGCCGGCGGTTGATCTCGCAGGAGGCGGCGGTCAAGTACTTCCTGCTCGGCGCATTCACCTCGGCGATCCTGCTGTACGGCATCACCCTGATCTACGGCTACGCCGGCTCGATCAAGTTCTCCGCCATTGCGGCCAAGGCCAGTGCCGGTGGTACCAGCGACCTGCTGCTGCTGGTGGGCATCGGCCTGCTGGTCGTCGGACTGCTGTTCAAGGGCAGCGTCGGGCCGTTCCACCTGTGGACCCCCGACGTCTACCAGGGGGCCCCGACCCCGGTCACGGCCTTCATGGCGGCGTGCACCAAGGTCGCCGCCTTCGCCGCCATGGTCCGCGTGTTCCAGGTCGCCATCGGCCCGATGGCCTGGTCCTGGCGACCGGTGCTGTGGGTGGTGGCGATCGCCTCCATGCTGATCGGCGCGATCCTCGGCATCACGCAGACCGACATGAAGCGGGTGCTGGCCTACTCGTCGGTCGCCCACGCCGGGTTCATCCTCCTGGGCGTGATGGCGATCAGCCAGAACGGCGCCTCGGGCACGATGTTCTACCTGCTGACCTACGGGTTCGCCACCGTCGGCTCGTTCGCGATCTTCACGCTGGTCCGCAAGGGCGACGGGGAAGCGTCGAATCTGTCCGACTGGGCCGGTCTGGCCAAACGATCGCCGCTCATGGCGGCATGCATGAGCCTGTTCCTGCTGTCCTTCGCGGGGATCCCGCTGACCAGCGGGTTCATCGGCAAGCTGAGCGTGTTCAGCGCGGCCACGGAAGCCGGGATGGGGCCGCTGGTGGTGGTGGCCATGATCGCCACCGCGATCACCGCGTTCTTCTACCTCCGGGTGGTCGTGCTGATGTACTTCTCGGCGCCGGTGTCCGGCTCGCTCGACCCCGACGCCGCGGTGACGACCGAGCCGTTCGTCGTCGTTCCGGGCACCCTGACCGGAATCGTCATCGGCCTCAGCGTTGCCGTCACGTTGGTGCTGGGCATCTTCCCGCAGCCGTTCCTGGACGGGTTGCAGGTGCCGTGGCCTTTACTGTCCTGA
- a CDS encoding NADH-quinone oxidoreductase subunit M, translated as MNGFPYLVVLIALPLVGAGVVAFMGGAPVRTVKSVALGFSLVEFVMAVVLWIAYTHPAAQIGSGSFSAADSPFRQTFSVDWIRSFGIHFSLGVDGISLVMIALIAFLVPIVLGASWEEKVPQGRTVGGYFALILVMQAAMTGVFAATDVFVFYVMFEVMLIPMYFLIGAFGGVRRAYAATKFFLYSLIGGLLMLASIIALFVASGRTPDRAGLGGTLDWNTLRNIAHEIPPSTQMWIFAGFAIAFAIKAPLVPLHTWLPDAGSEAPVGAGTLLVGVLDKVGTFGFLRICLPLLPAASSRLAWLIITLAVVGIIYGAIVAAGQSDLKRFVTYTSIAHFGFIALGVFAFTTQSISGAVLYMVNHGLATALLFLVVGMLTARGASRNIADYGGVWKVAPLLGGFFLIGALATIAMPGTNSFVSEFLVLIGTFSRYPAWAVVATTGIVFAAVYMLWIFQRTMTGPVRGAAVLQQEPDDESPLGGPTGRPSLPSGARATTATLAHQPTAVKVRFGDLTKREIGVLTPLVVLIIFLGVYPKPVLDVINPTAEQTVGWSCHTDPVPAHAAAAGTTAVTISEGCQ; from the coding sequence ATGAACGGCTTCCCCTACCTGGTTGTCCTCATCGCCCTCCCGCTCGTCGGGGCCGGGGTGGTCGCGTTCATGGGCGGGGCGCCGGTGCGCACCGTGAAATCGGTCGCGCTCGGCTTCTCACTGGTCGAATTCGTGATGGCCGTGGTGTTGTGGATCGCCTACACCCACCCGGCCGCCCAGATCGGATCGGGAAGCTTCTCCGCGGCTGACTCTCCCTTCCGGCAGACCTTCTCGGTCGACTGGATCCGCAGTTTCGGGATTCACTTCTCGCTCGGCGTTGACGGCATCTCGCTGGTGATGATCGCCCTGATCGCATTCCTGGTGCCGATCGTGCTGGGCGCGTCCTGGGAGGAGAAGGTGCCCCAGGGGCGCACCGTCGGCGGCTATTTCGCGCTGATCCTGGTGATGCAGGCGGCCATGACGGGGGTCTTCGCGGCCACCGACGTGTTCGTGTTCTACGTGATGTTCGAGGTCATGTTGATCCCGATGTACTTCCTGATCGGCGCGTTCGGCGGGGTACGACGGGCCTACGCGGCGACCAAGTTCTTCCTCTACTCGCTGATCGGCGGCCTGTTGATGCTGGCGTCGATCATCGCGTTGTTCGTGGCGTCCGGGCGTACGCCGGACCGGGCCGGGCTGGGCGGGACTCTGGACTGGAACACGTTGCGCAACATCGCCCACGAGATCCCGCCGTCGACCCAGATGTGGATCTTCGCGGGTTTCGCCATCGCCTTCGCCATCAAGGCGCCATTGGTCCCGCTGCACACCTGGCTGCCCGACGCCGGTTCGGAGGCGCCGGTCGGTGCGGGCACGCTGCTGGTCGGCGTGCTGGACAAGGTCGGCACCTTCGGTTTCCTGCGGATCTGTCTGCCCTTGCTGCCGGCGGCATCGAGCCGGCTGGCCTGGCTGATCATCACCCTCGCGGTGGTGGGCATCATCTACGGCGCGATCGTGGCGGCCGGGCAGAGCGACCTCAAGCGCTTCGTCACCTACACGTCCATCGCGCACTTCGGGTTCATCGCCCTCGGCGTCTTCGCGTTCACCACGCAGTCGATCAGCGGGGCCGTGCTCTACATGGTCAACCACGGTCTGGCCACCGCGCTGCTGTTCCTGGTGGTGGGGATGCTGACCGCGCGCGGGGCGTCCCGGAACATCGCCGACTACGGCGGGGTCTGGAAGGTCGCGCCCCTGCTCGGCGGGTTCTTCCTGATCGGGGCGCTGGCCACCATCGCCATGCCGGGGACGAACTCGTTCGTGTCGGAGTTCCTGGTGCTGATCGGCACCTTCAGCCGATATCCGGCGTGGGCCGTCGTGGCCACCACCGGCATCGTGTTCGCGGCCGTCTACATGCTCTGGATCTTCCAGCGCACCATGACCGGCCCGGTTCGCGGAGCCGCTGTGCTGCAACAGGAACCGGATGACGAGTCGCCGCTCGGCGGGCCGACCGGCCGGCCCTCGCTCCCGTCGGGAGCGAGGGCCACCACGGCCACGCTCGCCCACCAGCCGACCGCGGTGAAGGTCCGTTTCGGCGACCTGACCAAGCGCGAGATCGGCGTTCTGACGCCGCTGGTGGTGCTGATCATCTTCCTCGGGGTCTACCCGAAACCGGTGTTGGACGTGATCAACCCGACCGCGGAGCAGACCGTCGGCTGGTCGTGCCACACGGATCCGGTGCCGGCCCATGCGGCCGCCGCCGGTACCACCGCAGTGACCATCTCGGAGGGGTGCCAGTGA
- the nuoL gene encoding NADH-quinone oxidoreductase subunit L, with amino-acid sequence MTPETVITPASGITSAAWLLLLLPVAGAVVLLVGGRRLDRIGHWIGCATVVAAFVLGLAIFFSTVGSGSTDRVHSLQLFSWFTSGSLNVDLDLRLDPLSLTFVLLITGVGSLIHIYSVGYMSHDLERRKFFAYLNLFVAAMLLLVLGGGFISLYFGWEGVGLASYLLIGFWSDRPAAATAAKKAFIMNRVGDVGLALAIFLMYKEMGTTSYSGVFTAIPNVSPAAVTTIALLLLLGACGKSGQVPLQAWLPDAMEGPTPVSALIHAATMVTAGVYLIARSAPIYNLTSDGRLVVSIIGTVTLLVGCIAGCAKDDIKKVLAYSTVSQIGYMFLAVGLGSGVYALGILHLLTHGFFKAGLFLGAGSVMHGMNDDVDMRHYGGLARKMPITFWTIMAGYLALIGFPFLSGYFSKDPIIEAAFSAGGAKGALLGGAALLGAGLTAFYMTRLMIMTFFGEARWKHLRSADGREYHPHESPLVMTVPMIILAVGSVGAGAFLAVGNRLVEWLAPSVGEFHEPHPPVAKIVITVGTLVVVAAGVGVAYLLVGRQPVPVTRPEKVSALVRFARADAGGNAVNEALVARPGQWLGGALIYADNRGVDGAVNGLAAALGGLSGRWRRWQNGFVRSYALSMLSGTFLVVAALIVVRFA; translated from the coding sequence GTCCGGCAGCACCGACCGGGTGCACTCGCTGCAACTGTTCTCCTGGTTCACGTCCGGGTCGCTCAACGTCGACCTCGACCTGCGGTTGGATCCGCTGTCGCTGACGTTCGTGCTGCTGATCACCGGGGTCGGATCACTGATCCACATCTACTCGGTGGGCTACATGTCCCACGATCTGGAGCGGCGGAAGTTCTTCGCCTATCTGAACCTGTTCGTCGCGGCGATGCTGCTCCTGGTGCTCGGCGGCGGGTTCATCTCCCTGTACTTCGGTTGGGAGGGCGTCGGTCTCGCGTCCTACCTGCTGATCGGCTTCTGGTCCGACCGCCCGGCCGCGGCGACCGCCGCGAAGAAGGCGTTCATCATGAACCGGGTGGGTGACGTCGGGCTGGCCCTGGCCATCTTCCTGATGTACAAGGAGATGGGAACCACCTCCTACAGCGGGGTCTTCACGGCCATACCGAATGTGTCGCCGGCCGCCGTGACGACGATCGCGCTGCTGCTCCTGCTCGGCGCCTGCGGCAAATCGGGCCAGGTCCCGCTGCAGGCCTGGTTGCCTGACGCGATGGAGGGCCCGACCCCGGTGTCGGCCCTGATCCATGCCGCGACCATGGTCACCGCCGGCGTCTACCTGATCGCCCGGTCGGCGCCGATCTACAACCTGACCTCGGACGGCCGGCTGGTGGTGTCCATCATCGGTACGGTCACTCTGCTGGTCGGCTGCATTGCCGGGTGCGCCAAGGACGACATCAAGAAAGTCCTGGCCTACTCGACGGTCTCGCAAATCGGCTACATGTTCCTGGCTGTCGGCCTGGGCAGCGGCGTGTACGCGCTCGGCATCCTGCACCTGTTGACCCACGGCTTCTTCAAGGCCGGCCTGTTCCTCGGGGCCGGCAGCGTCATGCACGGCATGAACGACGACGTCGACATGCGGCACTACGGCGGCCTGGCCCGCAAGATGCCGATCACCTTCTGGACGATCATGGCCGGATACCTGGCCCTGATCGGCTTCCCGTTCCTGTCCGGATACTTCTCGAAGGACCCGATCATCGAGGCGGCGTTCTCGGCCGGGGGAGCCAAGGGCGCGCTGCTCGGCGGCGCCGCCCTGCTGGGCGCGGGTCTGACCGCGTTCTACATGACCCGGTTGATGATCATGACCTTCTTCGGCGAGGCCCGCTGGAAGCACCTGCGATCGGCCGACGGGCGGGAGTACCACCCGCACGAGTCGCCTCTGGTGATGACCGTGCCGATGATCATCCTGGCCGTCGGATCGGTCGGCGCGGGTGCGTTCCTGGCCGTCGGCAACCGGCTGGTCGAGTGGCTGGCCCCGTCGGTGGGGGAGTTCCACGAGCCGCACCCGCCGGTGGCCAAGATCGTCATCACGGTCGGAACGCTGGTGGTCGTCGCGGCCGGCGTCGGTGTCGCCTACCTGCTGGTCGGGCGGCAGCCGGTCCCGGTGACGCGGCCCGAGAAGGTCAGCGCGCTGGTGCGTTTCGCTCGGGCCGACGCCGGCGGCAATGCCGTCAACGAGGCTCTGGTGGCCCGTCCCGGCCAATGGCTGGGTGGGGCGCTGATCTACGCCGACAACCGCGGCGTCGACGGCGCGGTCAACGGGTTGGCCGCGGCGCTCGGCGGACTGTCCGGTCGATGGCGCCGGTGGCAGAACGGTTTCGTCCGCTCCTACGCCCTGTCGATGCTCTCCGGCACCTTCCTGGTCGTCGCCGCCCTGATCGTGGTGAGGTTCGCATGA